One Hemitrygon akajei chromosome 11, sHemAka1.3, whole genome shotgun sequence DNA segment encodes these proteins:
- the ncoa6 gene encoding nuclear receptor coactivator 6 isoform X2, giving the protein MDSDDLPNVEDMFGSMWSTPTEEMNLEPDKGQLDLEVGEDDFTVRIAFKGNMKDVDFANKLDLIINNMPCLLKMDSKKLKFKKVEPWNSVRVTFNIPREAAERLRLLAQNNNQQLRDLGILSVQIEGEGVINLALVQQRSQEIRVNGPVNQIRMDPGFSLQGGQGLIRVNNPSAPMIPSSSNMAVSLASGGANSELMQNRLPHPSSRPTAQPGMDSVLSTLNIQSAGHPSGSLPQQPHIVQTMSTNRQVAPANLQQHQLQGSRPPFNPAQMSMVGTWNQVPGAAIQSPSSQGALGTLANPVWKKAPMPGQMQPQQLQARPPMATQTPAHPPPPYPFGSQQTSQAHQTFSQPCSSPQFASPPPKNHQGGPPRVPTPLQQPHLTNKSPASSPSTFQQGSPSSSPVNQPQQHIGPRTPQSSSLPQTFQPAVCQSSPSRGPIVQQGNLPAGFMMQANQVAQSAHSTIGGMQKRLPPTFPPGQPNQNFTQAQINQAVASATSMNSGILQVQPNQNAPHTGGTSNVAAQSPMNVQSHGPTNVMQANLLGLHGNMNNQQSLNTQVNMSNVQGQQGPQSQFIGMHQQIAPSQGQVMNVQSQGPHPPNQMIISRPQLIQNQMMMATSQSHSAVAPGQRMTPPKPLHSQQGQQIMTTHGQLIGPQGQVVLQQSQMMGLPEQIVVSQVQGNKQGFNNQNPQNVIGGPGQMMRGPAVNSQGNMVQFSTQMIQQNPLNGNSQGIGIQGQGLRPSVPHVNQQHGDHTTSASDVNVTQMLPDLQMQQSVVASHLQTMQAGNSAGSHFSAHGMTFSAPYSTTASGSQVSLVTASGFPNNKDVTLTSPLLVNLLQSDITSAQFSMSNKQNSQAINKPKKKKPSRSQKKKNNGSQQAEEQTQHVISDTRQMQPGLDDGEPQQMTGEQSVGIDPAANKLSEFANRSAGFHLQAVDQRTLQQTTIQSVQHPQQPPQQQQQMMMMMMMKQQQQQQQQQQQQHQQQQPDSKSIRIPMTPNTLPSKTALTPDASRMPMTTAGNKAVMVSLPGQSGVPPSPDKSRMPLLVGHQAGNTLRKMPFQENIQNVPSSVPEEGNTTAHHPDGTATELSLSTGSQVNPGPQPVPLPTQVLITGTKPGHPQISTPQGASPQQQGPLPLQGTHNLHFPNTTTTTQTSRPKTPNRASPRPYFPHTPTSRPPSTEPSEISLSPERLNASIAGLFPPQINILLPPRQPPLNRGFDQQGLNPTTLKAIGQAPSSIPPLASNPSASAASQANKLDSVIVSSAKQATGKRASPSTSRRASTGASRKTGQSSGRQSGKGLKSALTLQQNPAIVPNMDVQKNILTGAAQVLSNSVPASMSDPSNTVPSTQNTPISVRIFANHPEESKEGLPMPGNGTLKQVPSNKEQMSFECSPQGINNLEKKIGPEIQVKKGIKPLEAGNPGGCGEEKSLPPLREIPVSLNQLLDTSGSPGAAIKTTSSNQMGHPIPSGDKEKVESVKEVPSTSAQVICDSGLAPSRPEPGELNINVTQSGPPRVPTPVVSASISVSNPITVFLSSSPIKSTSSVTAPAQTQSQPAVVPSVVTMPTLGNKVVSDVQPMVQTGSQPAFITAPVFINTSVFQVVKEPLLSQSATVPKVTLPSTSSLVSQSVTVIQVSHTAPSSCSAVSTTPPVNSTINSSSAPTSRLLVQRSSASPVQPPSTSPAPPTISSPSPHRPAADFGLSEPLQSNGTVDQSSSASSHPSAVATSPTSASPGSSNSSRRSPISSNKGRGKVDKIGQLLMTKACQRASPDKKDDPAASELASPGVDGQMPKAALPGSPEGEVPPIETNQTNISSPTSQPDVGTSVNITLGTTSSSASSVSVSSPANTLSSTSQSNVTSAACPQSLDPESVVTVGDSSLAVSQSEGSCSSAEKVGTDKEHQPNTVEQRKEALEHSDTGLPATREDLNVANEVSQSEAKNTLEKSKSPTRKNSKSEKESEEASSLQESSDNGQRKRASRPGSTTGGVKDTSTATSPTQTKRRKSK; this is encoded by the exons ATGGATTCAGATGACCTACCTAATGTAGAAGACATGTTTGGCTCCATGTGGTCTACACCCACTGAGGAAATGAACCTGGAGCCAGATAAAGGTCAGCTGGATCTGGAAGTCGGGGAGGATGACTTCACAGTACGGATCGCtttcaaggggaacatgaaggatgTTGACTTTGCAAATAAACTAGATCTGATCATTAATAACATGCCATGCCTTCTGAAAATGG ATTCAAAGAAACTGAAGTTTAAGAAAGTGGAGCCATGGAATAGCGTTCGTGTGACATTTAATATTCCCCGAGAAGCTGCAGAGCGGTTACGACTGTTGGCACAGAACAATAACCAGCAGCTGCGTGACTTGGGCATTCTCTCTGTTCAGATTGAAG GTGAAGGAGTTATTAATTTGGCTTTAGTACAGCAGAGAAGCCAAGAGATCAGAGTAAATGGACCAGTGAATCAGATCAGAATGGACCCTGGATTTTCTTTGCAAGGAGGACAAG GTTTGATTCGAGTTAACAACCCATCTGCTCCCATGATCCCTTCAAGCAGCAATATGGCAGTTTCCTTGGCTAGCGGTGGAGCCAATTCAGAGCTAATGCAAAATAGATTACCACATCCTTCCTCACGACCCACTGCTCAACCTG GTATGGATTCGGTTCTCTCGACTCTGAACATTCAATCTGCAGGGCACCCCTCCGGATCATTGCCTCAGCAGCCTCACATTGTGCAGACGATGTCCACCAACCGGCAGGTAGCCCCAGCCAACCTACAGCAGCACCAGTTGCAGGGAAGTCGACCTCCATTTAATCCAGCTCAGATGTCCATGGTTGGCACGTGGAATCAGGTCCCAGGAGCAGCAATCCAATCCCCCTCCAGCCAGGGGGCTCTAGGAACTTTGGCAAATCCTGTGTGGAAGAAGGCTCCTATGCCCGGACAAATGCAGCCCCAGCAACTTCAGGCTAGGCCACCCATGGCAACCCAGACCCCTGCTCATCCTCCACCTCCCTACCCATTTGGAAGTCAACAAACATCACAGGCTCATCAAACCTTCTCTCAGCCTTGCAGCTCACCGCAATTTGCGTCGCCACCACCTAAGAACCACCAGGGTGGACCACCTCGAGTTCCTACGCCCCTGCAGCAGCCACATCTCACCAATAAGTCTCCAGCCTCATCTCCCTCTACTTTTCAACAAGGctccccctcttcctctccagtCAACCAGCCACAGCAGCACATTGGGCCTAGAACACCTCAGAGCAGTTCCCTCCCACAAACGTTTCAGCCCGCAGTGTGCCAGAGTTCTCCAAGTCGAGGTCCCATAGTTCAGCAAGGAAACTTACCAGCTGGGTTTATGATGCAAGCAAATCAGGTGGCCCAGAGTGCTCATTCTACCATAGGAG GCATGCAAAAGCGTCTTCCACCAACCTTTCCTCCTGGTCAGCCTAATCAAAACTTCACTCAGGCACAGATTAACCAAGCTGTTGCATCTGCCACATCGATGAACAGTGGAATTCTGCAGGTGCAGCCTAATCAGAATGCACCGCATACAG GTGGTACTAGTAATGTCGCTGCTCAAAGTCCTATGAATGTACAGTCTCATGGGCCAACTAATGTGATGCAAGCAAATCTCCTTGGACTTCATGGGAACATGAATAATCAGCAGTCCCTCAATACACAAGTGAACATGAGTAATGTTCAGGGGCAGCAGGGCCCCCAGTCACAGTTTATTGGGATGCATCAACAAATCGCACCTTCGCAGGGCCAGGTGATGAACGTTCAATCGCAAGGTCCACATCCACCAAACCAGATGATTATTTCTCGCCCTCAGCTCATCCAAAACCAAATGATGATGGCGACGTCCCAAAGTCACAGTGCAGTCGCACCGGGACAGAGGATGACTCCGCCCAAGCCGCTGCATTCACAGCAGGGCCAGCAGATAATGACAACTCACGGGCAACTAATAGGACCTCAGGGACAAGTTGTCTTGCAGCAGAGCCAGATGATGGGGCTACCCGAGCAGATTGTTGTCAGTCAGGTGCAGGGAAACAAGCAAGGTTTCAATAATCAGAACCCGCAGAATGTAATAGGAGGGCCAGGTCAGATGATGAGGGGACCTGCTGTCAACTCACAGGGTAATATGGTTCAATTTTCCACACAAATGATCCAGCAGAATCCACTGAATGGGAATTCCCAAGGGATTGGCATTCAGGGTCAAGGGCTTAGACCTTCAGTACCTCACGTAAATCAACAACATGGTGACCATACAACATCAGCCAGTGATGTCAATgtaacacagatgctgcctgatcttcaaATGCAGCAAAGTGTGGTCGCCTCTCACTTGCAAACCATGCAGGCAGGCAACTCTGCTGGATCCCACTTTTCAGCCCACGGTATGACATTCAGCGCTCCTTACAGCACAACGGCAAGTGGAAGTCAGGTGTCCTTGGTCACTGCCTCTGGTTTTCCAAACAATAAGGATGTCACTCTGACTAGTCCGTTGCTCGTCAACCTGCTGCAGAGTGATATCACGTCAGCACAGTTTTCCATGAGTAACAAGCAGAACAGCCAGGCTATCAACAAACCCAAGAAGAAAAAACCGTCGCGTTCACAGAAGAAAAAGAACAATGGATCCCAGCAGGCAGAAGAGCAAACGCAACATGT GATTTCAGATACCCGTCAGATGCAGCCAGGGCTGGATGATGGAGAACCGCAACAAATGACAGGAGAACAGAGTGTAGGAATTGATCCAGCAGCCAACAAATTATCTGAATTTGCAAATCGATCTGCTG GCTTCCATTTGCAGGCTGTTGATCAGAGAACACTGCAGCAGACGACTATACAATCTGTCCAGCACCCACAGCAGCCACCACAACAGCAACagcagatgatgatgatgatgatgatgaagcagcagcagcagcagcagcaacaacagcaGCAACAGCACCAACAACAGCAGCCAGACTCAAAGTCAATTAGAATTCCAATGACCCCTAATACACTTCCATCTAAAACAGCCTTAACTCCAGATGCGTCGAGAATGCCAATGACCACAGCTGGTAATAAAGCAGTCATGGTAAGCTTGCCTGGCCAGAGTGGAGTGCCGCCGTCACCAGATAAATCGAGGATGCCTTTATTAGTTGGCCATCAAGCTGGTAACACACTCAGGAAGATGCCTTTCCAGGAAAATATTCAAAATGTCCCATCGTCCGTCCCCGAGGAAGGAAACACAACTGCACATCATCCTGATGGAACAGCAACCGAACTTTCACTCTCCACTGGATCCCAAGTTAATCCGGGGCCACAACCTGTTCCCCTACCCACCCAAGTGCTCATCACTGGGACTAAGCCTGGACATCCTCAGATCTCAACGCCACAAGGTGCAAGTCCACAGCAGCAGGGACCCCTTCCTTTACAAGGCACACACAACCTTCACTTTCctaatactactactactacacAAACCTCAAGACCAAAAACACCAAACCGAGCAAGCCCCAGACCCTATTTTCCCCATACACCCACCAGTAGACCACCCAGCACAGAACCTTCTGAGATAAGTTTGTCACCTGAAAGGTTAAATGCATCTATCGCAGGTCTTTTCCCTCCTCAAATCAACATTCTCTTACCTCCTAGGCAGCCCCCTCTAAACAGAGGATTTGATCAACAGGGTCTAAACCCAACCACTCTGAAAGCAATTGGGCAGGCCCCATCCAGCATTCCTCCCCTCGCCAGCAACCCTTCTGCCTCAGCGGCTTCACAGGCAAATAAGCTGGATTCAGTAATAGTCAGTTCAGCAAAACAGGCTACTGGAAAACGTGCAAGTCCTAGTACTAGCAGGAGAGCCAGCACTGGGGCCAGTCGAAAAACTGGTCAGAGTTCAGGCAGACAAAGTGGGAAAGGCTTGAAATCAGCACtgacccttcagcagaaccctGCCATCGTACCAAACATGGATGTACAAAAGAACATTCTAACAGGTGCAGCACAGGTTCTGTCAAATTCAGTTCCTGCAAGTATGAGTGATCCTAGCAATACTGTTCCAAGTACTCAAAATACACCAATTTCTGTCAGAATTTTTGCTAACCATCCTGAAGAAAGCAAGGAAGGTTTACCCATGCCTGGCAATGGTACATTGAAGCAGGTCCCTAGTAACAAAGAACAGATGTCCTTTGAATGCAGTCCTCAAGGCATCAACAACTTGGAGAAGAAGATTGGTCCTGAGATTCAAGTAAAAAAGGGAATTAAGCCACTGGAAGCTGGTAAtcctggtggatgtggagaagaaaaAAGCCTGCCACCTTTAAGAGAAATTCCAGTTTCGCTTAATCAACTTCTGGACACTTCTGGTAGTCCTGGTGCTGCCATTAAGACCACTAGTTCCAATCAAATGGGACATCCTATACCTTCTGGAGATAAAGAGAAAGTTGAATCTGTTAAGGAAGTTCCTAGCACATCAGCACAAGTCATTTGTGACAGTGGCTTAGCCCCAAGTCGACCAGAACCGGGGGAATTAAATATTAACGTGACTCAAAGTGGCCCACCTAGGGTGCCCACACCAGTGGTGTCTGCGTCTATCTCTGTTTCAAATCCAATAACAGTGTTTCTAAGTTCCAGTCCCATTAAATCTACAAGCAGTGTAACTGCACCTGCACAGACTCAGTCTCAGCCTGCGGTTGTTCCATCTGTGGTCACAATGCCAACTCTGGGTAATAAAGTGGTATCTGATGTACAGCCAATGGTACAGACAGGCTCTCAGCCAGCGTTCATCACTGCACCTGTGTTTATAAATACGTCTGTATTCCAGGTGGTTAAAGAACCTTTGTTATCTCAATCAGCCACCGTTCCTAAAGTAACTTTACCTTCAACTTCTTCATTGGTGTCCCAGTCTGTTACTGTAATCCAGGTATCCCACACTGCTCCGAGTTCATGCTCAGCAGTTTCAACTACCCCACCTGTCAATAGTACCATTAACTCTTCTTCTGCACCAACGAGCAGACTGCTGGTTCAGAGGTCATCTGCATCCCCAGTTCAGCCACCTTCCACTTCTCCGGCTCCTCCAACCATCTCCTCACCATCTCCTCACAGGCCAGCTGCAGACTTCGGCCTCAGCGAACCTCTTCAGAGTAACGGCACGGTTGACCAAAGCTcttcagcttcatcccacccaagTGCAGTTGCAACGTCACCTACTTCAGCTAGCCCAGGTAGCTCTAATAGTAGTAGGCGAAGTCCAATATCATCCAACAAAGGAAGAGGGAAAGTAGATAAAATTGGTCAACTCCTCATGACCAAGGCATGTCAGAGGGCCTCCCCAGATAAGAAAGATGACCCAGCAGCATCTGAATTGGCTTCCCCAGGTGTTGATGGTCAGATGCCAAAAGCAGCACTTCCTGGTAGTCCTGAAGGAGAAGTTCCTCCTATTGAGACTAATCAGACCAACATTTCTTCTCCAACTAGTCAACCAGACGTAGGCACTTCTGTTAACATCACACTTGGTACAACTAGCAGCTCTGCTTCTTCTGTCTCTGTTTCCTCACCTGCAAATACATTGAGTAGCACTTCTCAAAGCAATGTCACGTCAGCTGCCTGCCCCCAGAGCCTTGATCCTGAATCTGTAGTAACTGTTGGTGATAGCAGTCTTGCAGTCTCACAGTCTGAGGGAAGTTGTTCGTCAGCAGAGAAAGTGGGAACAGATAAAGAGCACCAACCAAATACAG TTGAGCAAAGAAAAGAAGCTTTGGAACATTCGGACACAGGACTGCCAGCCACCA GAGAAGACTTGAATGTTGCAAATGAAGTGTCTCAGAG